A stretch of Triticum aestivum cultivar Chinese Spring chromosome 1D, IWGSC CS RefSeq v2.1, whole genome shotgun sequence DNA encodes these proteins:
- the LOC123174181 gene encoding uncharacterized protein, which produces MRTRVSSRSRGPPPRACTASTHRRPAEASFTVARRRRADRLLRRQPRKQADPGEDRVSALPDDLLLLVLRRLDTRAALGAGLLSKRWAGLPRELPALDLRVSDVLPPRYRRWLLRYRDIFSSGTFVMYRHRLAHHEFVPGMTRYERRAMRAFTSSVEGLLAARARRRVSSLRVEFFITRNTGCVNRLISQAMDAWGVNDLEVIARPTFRQQTVHAFPGHGLCSSPRLSRLQNLKLGGCVIPHLLHEYHALTRLVLQDVAESPPAAYEGVFASCPQLQVVHLNSCLCGGRDMVMVVDAPSSQIREFVVDKCEIGSIWLRDLPNLERLASLGTHLFFESAAFPCLRQWSLARRHGVSLDGFRQHFRQHLELDLFLEDTPDITDLIIRFTGPDRWIVPSISPSVLVPNLRRLLVADVPSSWDVSWPRLLFETAPSLESFHIHIASCMEEPTPSEEIPWCPTKFRQHRLKEFVMAGFEATERQIYLVKFVMAVCTALRHVSMFKNGHARDKGHWEWEMVTQQHSWTEEEKDDTLKQIMGTASSTAAPVQLVLG; this is translated from the coding sequence ATGCGGACTCGCGTATCCAGTCGCAGCCGCGGGCCACCACCACGCGCCTGCACTGCATCTACTCATCGTCGCCCGGCGGAAGCGAGCTTCACCGTGGCCAGGAGGCGTCGCGCGGACCGTCTCCTGCGCCGGCAGCCGCGGAAGCAGGCAGATCCCGGCGAGGACCGTGTCAGCgccctccccgacgacctcctcctcctcgtcctgcgTCGCCTCGACACCCGCGCGGCGCTCGGCGCCGGGCTGCTCTCCAAGCGCTGGGCTGGCCTCCCCCGCGAGCTCCCCGCCCTCGACCTCAGGGTCAGCGACGTACTCCCGCCGCGCTACCGGCGGTGGCTCCTCCGCTACCGTGACATCTTCAGCAGCGGAACCTTTGTGATGTACAGGCATCGCCTCGCGCATCACGAGTTCGTGCCCGGCATGACGAGGTACGAGCGCCGCGCCATGCGCGCCTTCACCAGCTCCGTCGAGGGCCTCCTGGCCGCCCGAGCTCGCCGGAGGGTCAGCAGCCTCAGGGTCGAGTTCTTCATCACGCGCAACACCGGCTGCGTCAACCGGCTGATTTCCCAGGCCATGGATGCTTGGGGTGTCAACGACCTCGAGGTCATCGCCCGGCCGACATTCCGGCAGCAGACCGTGCACGCCTTCCCTGGCCATGGCCTCTGCTCCTCGCCCCGGTTGTCACGcctgcaaaacctcaagcttgggggcTGTGTCATCCCGCATCTGCTGCATGAGTACCACGCGCTCACTAGGCTCGTCCTGCAAGACGTTGCCGAGTCACCCCCGGCCGCCTACGAGGGCGTCTTCGCCTCGTGCCCGCAGCTGCAGGTGGTGCACCTCAACTCCTGTCTCTGCGGCGGCAGGGACATGGTCATGGTTGTGGATGCCCCCAGCTCGCAGATCAGGGAGTTCGTCGTGGACAAGTGTGAAATAGGATCAATATGGTTGAGGGATCTTCCCAATCTGGAGCGTCTGGCCTCCCTGGGCACACACCTGTTCTTTGAGTCCGCCGCATTCCCTTGCCTAAGGCAATGGAGCCTCGCCCGCCGCCACGGTGTCTCCTTGGATGGGTTTCGACAACACTTTCGGCAGCACCTGGAGCTTGACTTGTTTCTTGAAGACACCCCGGACATTACCGACCTGATCATCCGGTTCACGGGGCCCGACAGATGGATCGTGCCATCTATCTCACCATCCGTCTTAGTACCTAACCTGAGGCGGCTGTTGGTCGCCGATGTGCCTTCGTCCTGGGACGTCTCTTGGCCCCGTCTTCTCTTTGAGACGGCGCCTTCCCTCGAGAGTTTTCACATCCACATTGCCTCTTGCATGGAGGAGCCCACTCCCAGTGAAGAAATACCCTGGTGTCCGACAAAGTTTCGGCAGCATCGCTTGAAGGAGTTTGTGATGGCTGGTTTTGAGGCAACAGAAAGGCAGATTTACCTTGTCAAGTTTGTCATGGCCGTATGCACGGCGTTGCGTCATGTCAGCATGTTCAAGAATGGGCATGCTCGGGACAAGGGGCACTGGGAATGGGAGATGGTGACACAGCAACACTCATGGACTGAGGAGGAAAAGGACGACACGCTCAAGCAGATTATGGGCACGGCATCTTCAACGGCAGCTCCGGTTCAACTGGTTTTAGGCTGA